In Zingiber officinale cultivar Zhangliang chromosome 11B, Zo_v1.1, whole genome shotgun sequence, a single window of DNA contains:
- the LOC122035224 gene encoding 23 kDa jasmonate-induced protein-like: protein MATNVFGNPVTDDTVRLIFPNITEITARHRAEVALQYMNADEKATNVSRFVHNLKEAYGTGTSTLGMIYNATGGNLSFVLNHTWEGAVWRSPYPQVIQNGQWAGFLHVRGRLMGPSKEAIVYRGVNNDGAGRDWMLAWNTSRMNYQNRVYAEIHTAGGFGSANWNAIDSKMDSQTNNYSTTALGGFASASIGAGSSPEFVGILSLEGLGSNFMAMATDVSVVSQSLDSKYVDDVEGADDEASAE, encoded by the exons ATGGCGACCAACGTGTTTGGGAATCCAGTGACGGACGACACGGTGAGACTAATTTTTCCGAATATCACTGAAATCACCGCCCGACACAGAGCAGAAGTGGCTTTGCAGTATATGAACGCAGACGAGAAAGCGACGAACGTGAGTCGGTTTGTGCACAACCTGAAGGAGGCTTACGGTACGGGAACCTCGACGCTTGGCATGATTTACAATGCCACCGGAGGTAACCTATCATTCGTTCTCAATCACACTTGGGAAGGTGCTGTCTGGCGATCCCCTTACCCTCAAGTCATTCAAAATGGGCAATGGGCTGGATTTCTTCACGTCCGCGGTAGGCTCATGGGTCCTTCCAAAGAAGCTATTGTGTACAGAGGGGTGAACAACGACGGAGCCGGCCGTGATTGGATGCTGGCTTGGAACACATCCCGCATGAATTATCAGAATCGc GTGTACGCTGAAATCCATACGGCCGGTGGTTTTGGTTCGGCGAACTGGAACGCCATTGATAGTAAGATGGATAGTCAAACGAATAATTACTCTACCACCGCGCTCGGAGGCTTCGCCAGTGCGTCGATTGGCGCAGGCAGTTCACCGGAATTTGTGGGAATCTTGTCCCTGGAAGGTTTGGGATCCAATTTTATGGCGATGGCCACTGATGTTAGCGTCGTCTCGCAGTCGCTTGATTCCAAGTATGTGGATGATGTTGAAGGAGCCGATGATGAAGCTTCTGCTGAATAA